The Streptomyces phaeolivaceus genome has a window encoding:
- the trpB gene encoding tryptophan synthase subunit beta, whose protein sequence is MSSEFFIPDPEGQVPSAEGYFGAFGGKFIPEALVAAVDEVAVEYDKAKHDPEFARELDDLLVNYTGRPSSLTEVPRFAEHAGGARVFLKREDLNHTGSHKINNVLGQALLTRRMGKTRVIAETGAGQHGVATATACALFGLDCTIYMGEIDTQRQALNVARMRMLGAEVVAVKSGSRTLKDAINEAFRDWVANVDRTHYLFGTVAGPHPFPAMVRDFHRVIGVEARRQILERAGRLPDAAVACVGGGSNAIGLFHAFIPDADVRLIGCEPAGHGIETGEHAATLTAGEPGILHGSRSYVLQDEEGQITEPYSISAGLDYPGIGPEHAYLKDSGRGEYRAVTDDAAMRALRLLSRTEGIIPAIESAHALAGALEVGRELGEDGLIVVNLSGRGDKDMDTAARYFGLYESGADAEVAADAADLAEIEGDAK, encoded by the coding sequence ATGTCCAGTGAGTTCTTCATTCCCGACCCCGAGGGTCAGGTCCCCAGCGCCGAGGGGTATTTCGGCGCGTTCGGCGGCAAGTTCATCCCGGAGGCGCTGGTCGCCGCCGTGGACGAGGTCGCCGTGGAGTACGACAAGGCGAAGCACGACCCGGAGTTCGCGCGGGAGCTCGACGATCTGCTCGTCAACTACACCGGGCGGCCCAGCTCGCTCACGGAGGTGCCCCGGTTCGCCGAGCACGCCGGTGGCGCGCGGGTGTTCCTCAAGCGCGAGGACCTGAACCACACCGGGTCGCACAAGATCAACAATGTGCTGGGGCAGGCCCTGCTCACCAGGCGCATGGGCAAGACCCGGGTCATCGCCGAGACGGGAGCCGGTCAGCACGGCGTCGCCACCGCCACGGCCTGTGCCCTCTTCGGCCTCGACTGCACGATCTACATGGGCGAGATCGACACCCAGCGGCAGGCCCTGAACGTCGCCCGGATGCGGATGCTGGGCGCCGAGGTCGTCGCCGTGAAGTCCGGCTCCCGGACCCTCAAGGACGCCATCAACGAGGCGTTCCGGGACTGGGTCGCCAACGTCGACCGCACCCACTACCTGTTCGGGACCGTCGCCGGACCCCACCCCTTCCCCGCCATGGTCCGCGACTTCCACCGCGTGATCGGGGTCGAGGCACGACGCCAGATCCTCGAACGCGCCGGGCGCCTCCCCGACGCCGCCGTCGCCTGTGTGGGCGGTGGCTCCAACGCCATCGGCCTCTTCCACGCCTTCATCCCGGACGCCGACGTACGCCTCATCGGCTGCGAACCGGCCGGGCACGGCATCGAGACCGGTGAGCACGCGGCGACGCTGACCGCCGGTGAGCCGGGCATCCTGCACGGCTCGCGGTCGTACGTCCTCCAGGACGAGGAGGGCCAGATCACCGAGCCCTACTCGATCTCGGCGGGCCTCGACTACCCGGGCATCGGCCCCGAGCACGCCTACCTCAAGGACAGCGGGCGCGGCGAGTACCGCGCGGTCACCGACGACGCGGCCATGCGGGCGCTGCGGCTGCTGTCGCGCACCGAGGGCATCATCCCGGCGATCGAGAGCGCCCACGCGCTCGCCGGCGCCCTGGAGGTCGGCAGGGAGCTGGGCGAGGACGGGCTGATCGTCGTCAACCTGTCCGGGCGTGGCGACAAGGACATGGACACCGCCGCGCGCTACTTCGGCCTGTACGAGAGCGGCGCCGACGCCGAGGTCGCCGCCGACGCGGCCGATCTCGCGGAGATCGAGGGGGACGCCAAGTGA
- the trpM gene encoding tryptophan biosynthesis modulator TrpM codes for MTDHAFTAGRPGCAPAGAVGCGSPPVGLSWTTPDVARTGDAGPVGCALMFSITMTPRDPYARLARGCRPRGCRAPARRVHGRRVRYVIGDEPGQVNGMRWPRSRTRARPAGS; via the coding sequence ATGACCGACCACGCCTTCACCGCCGGCCGTCCGGGGTGCGCCCCGGCCGGGGCGGTGGGGTGCGGATCGCCGCCGGTCGGCCTCTCGTGGACCACCCCCGATGTCGCCCGCACGGGTGATGCGGGACCGGTAGGCTGTGCCCTGATGTTCTCGATCACCATGACTCCCCGGGACCCCTACGCCCGCCTCGCGCGCGGGTGCCGTCCCCGTGGCTGCCGGGCGCCGGCCCGCCGGGTCCACGGGCGCCGGGTCCGCTATGTCATCGGTGACGAGCCGGGTCAGGTGAACGGCATGCGATGGCCCCGGTCCCGTACGCGCGCACGCCCTGCGGGCAGCTGA
- the trpC gene encoding indole-3-glycerol phosphate synthase TrpC, giving the protein MSVLDEIIDGVRADLAERQARVSLDELKERAAKAPAAKDGAAALRGDGVKVICEVKRSSPSKGALAAIADPAGLAADYEAGGAAIISVLTEQRRFGGSLADLEAVRARVDIPVLRKDFIVTSYQLWEARAYGADVALLIVAALDQPALESLIERAESIGLTPLVEVHDEDEVERAVDAGARVIGVNARNLKTLEVDRTTFERVAPEIPDSIVKIAESGVRGPHDLIAYANAGADAVLVGESLVTGKDPKTAVADLVAAGEHPALRHGRN; this is encoded by the coding sequence GTGAGTGTGCTCGACGAGATCATCGACGGAGTCCGTGCCGACCTCGCGGAGCGGCAGGCGCGCGTCAGCCTCGACGAGCTCAAGGAGCGCGCGGCGAAGGCTCCGGCGGCCAAGGACGGCGCGGCCGCGCTGCGCGGCGACGGCGTCAAGGTGATCTGCGAGGTGAAGCGCTCCAGCCCCTCCAAGGGCGCGCTCGCCGCGATCGCCGACCCGGCCGGTCTCGCGGCCGACTACGAGGCGGGCGGTGCGGCGATCATCTCCGTCCTCACCGAACAGCGCCGCTTCGGCGGCTCCCTCGCCGACCTGGAGGCCGTCCGCGCGCGCGTGGACATCCCCGTTCTGCGCAAGGACTTCATCGTCACCTCGTACCAGCTGTGGGAGGCGCGGGCGTACGGCGCCGACGTCGCCCTGCTGATCGTCGCGGCCCTCGACCAGCCGGCGCTGGAGTCGCTGATCGAGCGCGCCGAGTCCATCGGGCTCACCCCGCTCGTCGAGGTCCACGACGAGGACGAGGTCGAACGCGCGGTGGACGCCGGTGCCCGGGTGATCGGGGTCAACGCCCGCAACCTCAAGACCCTCGAGGTCGACCGCACCACGTTCGAGCGGGTCGCCCCCGAGATCCCCGACTCCATCGTCAAGATCGCCGAGTCCGGTGTCCGGGGCCCGCACGACCTCATCGCCTACGCCAACGCCGGCGCCGACGCGGTCCTCGTGGGCGAGTCCCTTGTCACCGGCAAGGACCCCAAGACGGCCGTCGCCGACCTCGTCGCCGCGGGCGAGCACCCGGCGCTGCGGCACGGGCGGAACTGA
- a CDS encoding DUF2752 domain-containing protein, which produces MRCVNAETHETQPTAPAPPTVRPSRARLWVPAGVLAAVGGAFAYVAAVDPNEPGHYPVCPLWRFTGLYCPGCGGLRSAHAFAHGDIATALTDNALAVAGFLGFAVLWTVWVVHVARGRPLRLRLGPVQIWSLGALALVFTVVRNSPFGGWLHP; this is translated from the coding sequence ATGCGGTGTGTGAACGCCGAGACCCACGAGACTCAGCCGACCGCGCCCGCACCCCCGACCGTGCGGCCCTCGCGCGCCCGCCTGTGGGTGCCCGCCGGGGTGCTCGCGGCCGTCGGCGGGGCCTTCGCGTATGTCGCGGCCGTGGACCCGAACGAACCCGGCCACTATCCGGTCTGCCCGCTGTGGCGCTTCACCGGCCTCTACTGCCCCGGCTGCGGCGGACTGCGCAGCGCGCACGCCTTCGCGCACGGGGACATCGCGACCGCCCTCACCGACAACGCGCTGGCCGTGGCGGGCTTCCTGGGCTTCGCGGTGCTGTGGACCGTTTGGGTGGTCCATGTGGCGCGCGGCCGGCCCCTGCGGCTCCGGCTCGGACCCGTGCAGATCTGGTCGCTGGGCGCGTTGGCGCTGGTCTTCACGGTTGTCCGGAACTCGCCGTTCGGTGGCTGGCTGCATCCTTGA
- a CDS encoding HGxxPAAW family protein: MAGSSHGHTPAAWTGVTIAFIGFCVSGAYMVMAQPLGFWAGMVIVVLGGVVGLVMRSMGLGMPKDAHAVYETATVRAQATATPEPAGAKS, encoded by the coding sequence ATGGCGGGCAGCAGCCACGGTCACACCCCGGCCGCCTGGACCGGCGTCACCATCGCCTTCATCGGTTTCTGCGTCTCGGGCGCCTACATGGTGATGGCCCAGCCGCTGGGATTCTGGGCCGGCATGGTCATCGTCGTCCTCGGCGGCGTCGTCGGCTTGGTCATGAGGTCCATGGGCCTGGGCATGCCGAAGGACGCGCACGCCGTGTACGAGACGGCGACGGTCCGCGCGCAGGCGACGGCGACCCCCGAGCCGGCCGGCGCCAAGAGCTGA